GGGTCATGACTTAGTGCACCTCCTAGGTTAGTTACATGGTAAATGCTATCATAAATCCTAAAGGAACTAACATAACGGATAGGTAAAGATGTTTTCACTTCGACTCGTAACAATAGATACATAAATAATGTGTTCACTTCGACTCGTAACAATAGATACATAATACTTACAAATGGGTAAACGAATAAGGTTTTCATTGTTCACGCTACATGTGCACGGGGGCGAATCTAGTGTATAACCACTAGGGTCTCGTGACACCAGTAGTTTGGAAATTTTTTACAAAGTACTCTTCAAATTATACAACATACCACTAAATATAAGTATGAAACTCTATATATTTGTGGGAATTATAGTTTTCTTGAGTAAACAACCACTAAATgatctttaaaatataattagctttgaatttttttttaataatatatatatatttgtgggaTTTATGTCATCACAATTTaattttatttgttgtactaataatCTACTTTTACTATCACTTTGAACTTACAAAGTAATACATTATTCTTGTATATTCACAAAGCTATGGACCTTTAAACTCATTAACTTTGTTACAATAAATGTTACATGATCTTATAATTTCTGTACCAGATCTTGAAGGTTTATCAACATATCTTGTAATATGCCGGAGCGAGTTAATGAAGTGGAGTTTGATGAATTCGATAAGCTTCTTGGCGAGATACCTCGAGCTACTGTGACCACAAACACCGAAGAATTTGGAACCTTTAATCTTTCTAAGAACGCAAAAAATCTCTACACAACTCCTGATAATGGTACATTTCTTAATACTTTCAACGACGAAAAACTATCTGTGAGAAGCGTTCCGTATAATCTTCTCGATGATCAAACGTTCGCGTCTGTTTTTCAAGATTTGAGTATCAAAGATAGGCCAATAATGCTATCTCCTACCCCTTCTTTAGTTAACTCTTCAACACCCTTCAATGGAGTTGACTATAATGGTCAACAACTCATCGCTATCCCAGTGATGCCGAATCAGCATCAATTGTTTTTTCATCATTCCCAACAGAACATCGATTCGCATATAACGTGGACGAATCTTGAAAATAAACATCATTATCATCCATCTAATATGCACCAATTTTGTAATAATTTACAAGTTGAAAGTCAACATGCTGCACCACCTTCACTAACTCGGTTCATGAGTCATCATGCTAATGGTATGCATGGTTCGAACCAAAAGCCACCAGAAAAGATACTCTCAAGGTCACGTGGGCTTAACCGGGACCACCTTGGGTCTCTAAAATTTGGTAGCTTTGAACGAAAAGACCATGTTTCAAGTGTCGTGAAGCAACCGTTGCAAAAATCAGATGATTTTGGAGACAAAATATATTCCATGGCTAAAGATCAACAAGGATGTCGCGCGTTGCAAAAAAAGTTTTCTGAAGGGACACGTGCTGACCTGGACAACATTTTTCGGGAGGTGATCGTGCATATAATCGAGCTTATGACGGACCCATTTGGAAACTATCTAGTGCAAAAGCTACTTGAAGTTTGCGATAAGCATCAACATATGCAGATTCTTCGTGTTATAACTAA
This genomic stretch from Rutidosis leptorrhynchoides isolate AG116_Rl617_1_P2 chromosome 11, CSIRO_AGI_Rlap_v1, whole genome shotgun sequence harbors:
- the LOC139874250 gene encoding pumilio homolog 12, translating into MPERVNEVEFDEFDKLLGEIPRATVTTNTEEFGTFNLSKNAKNLYTTPDNGTFLNTFNDEKLSVRSVPYNLLDDQTFASVFQDLSIKDRPIMLSPTPSLVNSSTPFNGVDYNGQQLIAIPVMPNQHQLFFHHSQQNIDSHITWTNLENKHHYHPSNMHQFCNNLQVESQHAAPPSLTRFMSHHANGMHGSNQKPPEKILSRSRGLNRDHLGSLKFGSFERKDHVSSVVKQPLQKSDDFGDKIYSMAKDQQGCRALQKKFSEGTRADLDNIFREVIVHIIELMTDPFGNYLVQKLLEVCDKHQHMQILRVITKKPGELVRISCDMHGTRAVQKVVETLKTREQCSMVVLALKPGIIGLMKNMNGNHVAQRFLQYLKPEFNEFLFEAATMKCIELATDRHGCCVLQKCLSHSDGEPRRRLVREITSNALILSQDPYGNYVVQYVFELQVSWATLAILDQLEGNYGDLAMQKYSSNVVEKCIKYAREERSVCIVNELINNPRLDQIMQDPYGNYVVQAALRSSKGALRDALVEAIKPHVPALRTSPYGKKVLSSNGLKK